In one Triticum dicoccoides isolate Atlit2015 ecotype Zavitan unplaced genomic scaffold, WEW_v2.0 scaffold74033, whole genome shotgun sequence genomic region, the following are encoded:
- the LOC119347710 gene encoding uncharacterized protein LOC119347710 translates to MSCLKEVPTLRGDNHTEWRKKVELAFICADLDWVVVKLQPVRPTEPVREATDDDAAWAKKKGDYAPLEQSYLIDNEKWVNANKKCMAFIKNTIESAIMGSIAECTSAGELLAKIKSQFTGSSKIYATHVLEQLVTERYTGGNRGIREHILRMSNMAAKLKHMDADLEIKTALLVHLVMASLPHEFATFVVNYNMSPGTWDIEKTIAMCVQEEDRLKAAHGGSINYVKDWKKKNYNQNNKSSPSKNGKAPYQHQH, encoded by the coding sequence atgagttgcctaaaAGAAGTTCCGACACTCAGAGGTGACAACCACACTGAGTGGAGGAAGAAAGTTGAACTGGCATTTATTTGTGCTGATCTTGACTGGGTTGTGGTGAAACTACAGCCGGTCAGACCCACAGAGCCAGTAAGAGAGGCCACTGATGATGATGCTGCATGGGCTAAAAAGAAGGGGGACTATGCTCCTTTGGAGCAGTCCTACCTCATAGATAACGAAAAGTGGGTCAatgcaaacaaaaagtgcatggcttTCATAAAGAATACAATTGAGAGTGCCATTATGGGCTCCATTGCAGAGTGCACTTCCGCAGGGGAGTTGCTTGCAAAGATAAAGAGCCAGTTCACTGGCTCTTCAAAGATCTATGCCACCCATGTGTTAGAGCAACTGGTGACAGAACGCTACACAGGTGGTAATCGTGGAATAAGAGAGCACATCCTCAGGATGAGTAATATGGCAGCAAAGCTCAAGCACATGGATGCGGATTTGGAGATCAAAACAGCGCTCCTGGTCCACCTGGTCATGGCTTCACTGCCACATGAGTTTGCAACTTTTGTTGTAAATTATAATATGTCACCTGGAACATGGGACATTGAAAAGACAATAGCAATGTGTGTCCAAGAAGAGGACAGACTCAAAGCCGCACATGGTGGTTCAATCAACTATGTGAAGGAttggaagaaaaagaactacaatcaaaacaacaaaagttCTCCTTCAAAGAATGGAAAAGCCCCCTATCAGCATCAGCATTAG